The sequence below is a genomic window from Draconibacterium halophilum.
CTAGACAGGTCCCGCAACTGCGGGACCTTTTCTTTTGTCCCTGTTCAACATTTATTATTACATTAGCGATTCATCTGATCGTATTATGCTTACACTCGATTTTACTATACTTCAGTGGATTTTACTTGCTTCATGTGGCATGCTGATCGGCATGTCGAAAGTTGGCGTGCCAGGCGTTTCAATGCTGGTTGTTCCAACTCTGGCACTAATATTTGGAGGAAAAGCCTCTACCGGAATTTTACTTCCCATGCTAATGATGGCCGATCTTTTTGGTGTAGGTTACTACCACCGTCATGCCGAGTGGAAATACCTGTGGAAACTGCTGCCCTGGGCTTTTGTGGGAATTGGCATCGCCCTGTGGGTTGGCGAAGTGGTAAACGACACTTGGTTTAAAAACATAATCGCCATTTTAGTTTTTCTGTGTATTGGCCTTATGCTTTGGCGCGACCGCAAAAAAGGACAGAACCTCTTCCCCGACACGTGGTGGTTCTCTGCACTAATGGGTGTTTTAGGAGGTTTCGCAACGATGATCGGGAATGTGGCAGGACCTATTTTTGCCATCTACCTCCTGGCCATGCATTTGCCAAAAAATAAATTTATTGGTACCGGCGCCTGGTTTTTTCTGATCGTTAATTTCTCGAAGTTTCCATTACATATTTTCGTATGGAAAACCATTAACTGGGATACCCTGACACTCGATTTGATGCTTTTACCCGCCATCGCAATTGGTGCTTTTGCCGGGATTAAACTGGTTCAGAAAATATCAGACAAACTGTACCGCACCGCCTTAATAATTGTAACCGCCCTGTCGGCATTTTTACTTTTAATCTAATGGAACAACTGCAACAATTTTTTCAGGATAAAACAGTACACACCCTTTTGGACGTTGGAACCGGAAGCGGGGATTTTATTACTGTTTTAAAAAAGACTTTTAAGGATGCAAAGTTTACAGGAATTGATCCCGACAAACCATCGCTGGAAGAAGCAGCAAAGATACATCCCGATGCAAAATTCAGAAGTATGACCGGAGAACGACTTGATTTCCCTGATTCAACTTTTGATGCTGCAAGTATTTCAATGGCCATGCACCATTTACCCGATGTTCAGCAAACTTTGAATGAAATGAAACGTGTGGTAAAACCAGGAGGATGGCTTATTATAAACGAACTGTTTAGCGACAACCTGAATCCTGCACAGGAAGTGCATAAAAGTATGCATCATTTCAGAAGTACGGTTGACCGATTGAATGGTGTTTGCCATAATAAGACTTTTTCCCGTGCTGAGATATTGGAGCAGATTGAAAAAGCAGGATTGGAAACTTGCACAACCTTTAACCAGAATAAAGCTCTTGTAGAACCATCTCCTGAAGAAATTGCTGAGCGAAAAGACAAGTTAACAGAAATGCTCGGTCAGATTAAAGACAAGCCCGAATACCACGCATTGAAAAAGCAAATCCCCGAAATTGAATATGCTTTACAAAGACATGGATTTCAAATGGCAACACGGGTTGTTGTTATTGTACAGGTAAAAAAAGATTGATTGAGATTGATGTAGATCGTTTGCTCAAAACCAGCAGCTCGAGGCTATTAGCTAATTCTACAGCCTATTATTCACAATATTATTATAAATTGAACCGAACTGTAAGCGAATTCCAACATTTGCTCCAACCTCGAACGAAGAAGGCAATTGAACCTTATTCAACAAAACATCTTCCAGCGAAACGTCTCCTTTAGGCAGGTAAATCTGGTCGTGTACATTTTCAACACGGAATCCCATTCGCACCGAAAGCCCCCGAATAATACGCACCGAAAGATCGGTATCAAATGTAATCCTGTTCTTGGTCCAGTCGTGCATATAGTTTGTGGCATTTAGTCCGGCTTCAATTTCTCCCCAGGTTTGTACAATCTGAAGATCGAGACGTAAAGATTGCTCCCAAAGGCTTTCTTCCATTTTATCATAAATGGATTCTTCATAATATTTCATCCACTCGAGCCCAATATAATAAGCAATAGTAAATACTTTCCGGTCCGATATGTCCCACGGAAAAATGTTGTACTCAATTGCCGGTTTAACAGTTATGGAATACTTTGTGTTGCGGTAGTTGCTATTATATAAATTACCAAACAACCCGGTCGACCAACGTGATGATAAACTTTTTACCGCACTTGTTGATGCGTAAGTTGACGTATTATCTGAACGATAAACTTCGCCATCGCTGGTATATTTTTGCGTATCTACCGATCGGCGTGCATTGTTACGAATTCTTATATTCTCAGTTACCTTATCGGCACGCGCATTAAACGAATAGCTATAATTCTTTTTGCTTTCTTCCAGGTTTGCCCAGCCACTAACATCGCCTCTAAAAGTCCAGTTATTCCATGGGTCTTCAACTTCATCAGCCTGTGCCACTTCAGTTTCGCCACGGTAAAGAAAACTCAATTGATTAGATGCTTTTGTTTGGTTTACAAAAGGCATTAATCCCAGCGAAAGTGCGTTTTTCAGCTTTTGGCGCTCTTCCTCACCCGTATCGTCGGCAAATGTTGTACAGGTAATGGTAAAATCGTTAAAATTTTCGAAAGTAAGATTGTTATACATCAACGAGTAAACCATACCTCCCGAACCACTTCTCTGGTTCGTAATTATAATGTGCACATCCGTAACAGCCGGATCATTTACAAAATCGGCAAAACGCATATTCCGGCGCATATAATCCATATCTAACCGAACACCTTCGATATAAACTTTAATTTTTGCGTCGCGCTTATCGTACGACAGCGATCCACGACTTTTTATCCGTGTATCTTTTTCGGGCTTTTCGGCAGCCGAAACACTATTAACTACGAGACAAAGGAAAATTACAGAAACGGTGATAAAACGATATATCATTTTGGCCCTCCTTATCAGGTTCAAGTTGATTTAAAAAAAGTATACAAATAGTAAAAGCAGCGCAAATATAGAATTTAGACCTCAATAAATAAAACTTACTTTCTGATTTTCGTTTACTTTGTATTACTTCTTAATAATGAATGAGTAAGATGGCGCGCAGAGAGAAAAAATCACGAAATAAAGGATCGGCCGGGAACAATCGTAAATCGGGTGAAGATTTTTTACAAAATAACAAGCAAAAAACAGGTGTTTTAGAAACCGACAATGGTTTGCAGTATTTAATTATGGAAGAAAAGCAAGGCCCAAAACCCGGACTTTTCGATACGGTTAAAATACATCAGCGCGCTTTACTGCTCGATGGGAAAATACTCGAAGATACCTATCGTCAAAACCAACCCGACGAGGTTAAAATAGAAGAACTTATTGAGGGCCTGCAGGAAGGGTTACCGATGATGAGCGTGGGCAGCCGTTATAAATTTTGGGTACCCGCCGAACTGGCATGGGGACGAAAAGGAACAGGTAACAAAATTCCACCAAACGCAGTGTTGAGTTTTGATATACGTCTGGTTGAGATTTGCTGAAATTAGCTCCAGTGAAGATTGAGCCATGTTTTCACCCCTGCCATAATCATTTCAATAGCCACCGACCCCACAAAAAGTGCCGTAATACGTCCTGCCAAATCAAAGTAGCGTTCAATTAATTCTTCTCTTTTTTGGCGGATCACATCGTGTAAATATTTTAACAGGATTAAAACCAATATACACAATACAGTAGCCACAACAATAGCTGTGCACGATATCAAAATATCGTTGCGTTTACCAATAACAACACTGGCACTAATGGTACCCGGACCAATTAAAACCGGCATGGCAATGGCTCCGGCAATGTGTTTTGATTCGCCGCGTAATATCTCAATAGCCGTTGGCCCGCGAAACACAAACTGTAGTCCGATTAAAAGGAATACAATTCCACCAAATAACTGAAACGATGCAAAACGAATTTGTAACACATCGGAGAATATTTTGTCGCCTACAACGGCGAAACAACAAAAAGCAACACATGAAATAAGGCCTGCACGAATTAAAACTCGCTGAAATTGGCGGTTATCGAGCTTCTGAACTACATCGATTAAGTATACAATTACTAAAAACGGATTTAGTAAAACGAGTAATAATAGTACTGATCTAATGAATTCATTCATGTCTAAATGCAATTTTTAAGTTGTTTTTGAGTTACTTCCGGTTTGCCGGTGTTCACTAGCCATCGGCGGCAAATATAAAAATAGATATTAGGAATCCAATAGGTTTAAAATATCAATCGTTACAGGTAAATATTCAGGAAAACAAGTCTCTAAATAATTTCTTGTAACAAAAAAGCCGCTCCGAAAAGGAGCGGCTTTTAATATCGTTTTGCGATTCTCTACTAATAGAATTTCGCTCTTTTGTCTTCAATTTCTACCGAGTTGCGGTGTACATTAAATACCTCTGCTCCTACACGGTATGTATTGGTTTGTGCCAATCGCATTTTCTCGGCAGCTACATCAACACCAACACCCTCGTTTACCGAAGTTGGCATAACAACATAAACGCCGTTATTTCCTGCAATTGGTTCTGATACTTCGTCAACCTCAAGTGTAGTAACTGTACCAATTACTGCCGGTTCTACTCCCATTCCCGGAACAGAAAACGAGTTAAAGTTTACTGGGCCTGCATTTTGTACGTCAGTATCAAGAGCAGCAGCACCAGCCAAATCGGCATTTTCGTTTAGGGCCGTTGCAGCTTTCTCAATCAACAATTCAGCTTTTTTCTCTTTTGTTACGGCTAACTCAACTCGTGCTTTCACATTATCAAAAGGAGCAATTCCTTCTTCAGTAGCACTGGCCAAAACAGCTATTACAAAATTGTCGCCCAATTCAAAAATACGCGAATCCTGATTGTTAGTAAGAATATCATTAACCTTAGCTTCGTAGGCAGCTCTGATTAGCGGACGAGCACTTTCCAGACCAACAATTGCACGATCGTTCTCGCCTACATTTGCCACTCGTTTTGTGAGACCTTGCTCACTTACTGCTGCATTAAATGCTTCGCTTGTAGTGTTCTCGCCGGCAAACTGACTTGCTTTTGAATAAACGTTTTGGTAAGTTCTTGTACTTGGCACTACAATGCGTGTAAGATATGCCACCTGCACCTGACGTGATAGATCTCCACGATCGGTAGTTTGTATCAGGTGAATTCCAAATTGCGATGCAACAACTGTAACACTATCGGTTGTATTGTTAAACGCTGCATTCTCGAATGGTTTCACCATTTGTCCACGCTGGAACCATCCCAGCTCACCACCGTTGATTGCAGAACCCTGATCGGCAGAATTAGTGCGTGCCAATTCAGCAAAATCAGCTCCGTTTTCGATCATCGTCTTTAAGCTGTCGGCCAATTGCTGTGCAGCAAACGCCTCGGCTTGTGTATTATATTGTAGCAAAATATGACGAGCCTCAACCGAATCGGGCATCATTTCCGATTTGTACAATTTAGCCAGAGTAAATGTTTCTGACTCTTTATACGGACCGTAAACAGCTCCTACTTCAGCACCTTCATCGAAAATCCAGGTACCAATTGCTTCGGGCAAATCGTCTTTTTTGTTCCATTCATCAACAAAAGCGATGTCTGAATTTGTATCTACAAACTGAATTGTATTGTCAGTTTCTTCAAAATCAGCTTTAATATCATTGATCCACTCTTCGGCCTCAGCAAAATCTTTTTCCGATGGTTCTACCGGGTAAGTAATGTATTCAATTCTTCTGCTTGCTTCCGATTCGTAATCTTCTTTATTTGCATTATAATAATCTCTCAGATCTTTATCAGTAATTGTAATATCTTCGTCGGCAACACTACTGTGTGGCAAAGCGATGTAATCGAAGTTAACCGATTTGCTGCCGGCAGTAGCACTGGCTTCAGCCTGATCGCCTGTAACATACAAACCTTGCGCTACCATGTTGGTGTATTTTCCTTGTGTGCGTTCTTCAACAATTTGCTGTTCAATGTTTAACCAATAAGCACGCTGATCGGGAGCAACCATTCCGGTTTCCAGATTTTTCAGGAAACTAACCACTGCATTACGATCGAACTGACCGGTTTCAGGGTTGCTGAATATTTGACGTACAATTTGGTGCGGGTTTGATCCCTGAAGCATATCGAATAACTCGTCTGAACTAACTTCAATTCCAAGATCTTCATAAGTTTCTCCCATCACGATCTCGGCAATTTTCCTTTGCCAGGCCTGGTCGCGTACTTGTGCCCAGGTATTATCATCTAATTGGGACTGCCCATAGTTTTGTTTGAATATCTCCCCTAACTCTTCTACCTCTTGCTGAAATTCAGGATATTGGATTGATTCGCCATCAATTACTCCAACTTCTAACCGGTTTCTCTGAAACATCGACGAACCTCCTTGTAACAAATCGCCAAGGATAAATGCTGCCAATGATAAACCGATTACAATTGCTACCAACAATCCTGCTTTCGTTCTAATGTTTTGTAACGTTGCCATTGATTTACAGTTATTTTTTGTCTAAAATCGTTTGAATTTTTCGAGCTACGAAGATAATAATTTTAACTGTTTTACCTCCAATATCGAACATTTTTTACAGACGCTACCAATGGGCTTAAAATTATCAGATTTTCAGCACCTTACATGCACCATGTTTTATGAATTTAATCGCCTGGAAGCTCGAGTTTTACCAATTCAATTTTAGTATTGGTTGCCTTTAGTATTTTAAACTGGAATTTTTTAATTTTTATAATGGTATTCACCTTGGGGATACTTTCATAGTTGTATAGAATAAAACCGGCGAGAGTTTCGAAATCTTCATTTTCCGGCAGATCAAGAAAATACTTGTCATTCAGCATATCAATCTCTGCACGTGCTGAAAAAATGAACTCGGTATTACTTATTTTCTTTTCTATAATACCTTTTACGTCATGCTCGTCTTCAATCTCACCAAATATTTCTTCCAGAATATCTTCGCTGGTTACCATCCCTGCTGTTCCGCCAAATTCATCAACAACAATTGCAATGCTACGGTGCTCCTGAATAAATGTACTAAGCAGTTTATTTGCCGGCATGGTTTCGGGTGCAATCAATACGTTTTTAATAAACGGGTCAATAGTGTGCGGATTTTTAAACAACACGGAAGAATGTACATAACCGATGATATTATCAATACTTTCGTTAAAGATAAGTATGCGCGAATAACCGGTTTCAACAAATTTTTGCCGCAGCTCATTAATCGAGGCGCCGGTTTCCATCATTTCAATTTCGGTACGCGGAATCATTACTTCCCGTAACTTTATTTTCGAGAAATCGAGCGCATTTTTAAACAGTTTAATCTCGGTTTCAATAATTTCTTTTTGTTCCGGGTTTTTTCTGTCGTTTTCTTTTATAAACTCATCCAGATCGATCCTTCGGAACACTTTATTTTTGTCTTCGTTGCCCGGTTCGGTTTTAAAAATATTTCTCAAAAGAAAATTTGTAATACCCATTGAGAAGCGTGATACGGGGAAAAATACCACATAAAAAAACGCCAGTGGTAGTGAGAATATATTTAGCAACGAATTAGGGAAAATGCGGAATAACGTTTTGGGTAAAAACTCGGCAAATAATAAAATTATAAAAGTTGAGATTATAGTTTGCAGGAACAAAACCAACGAATCGGACTGGATAGAGTTGAGCAAAACAGGTTCCAGCACTGCGGCAAAAGCAATACCGTAAACTACCAGTGCGATGTTGTTCCCAACCAGCATTGTGGCAATGTATTGCCCGCCATTGCGGGTTAAAAACTTAAGTAGTTTTGAGTTAAACGGATCAGATTGTTTATCCAGCTCGAGGCGCAATTTATTCGCTGAAACAAAAGCAATCTCCATTCCTGAAAAAAAGGCCGAGAGAATGATCGTCAACAGAATCAGCAAATATGGATTCATAAATCGCTAGTTAAATTTTAATTGTTCGCGGGGTGGTTCTTTTGAGAGAACCGGATCATCAGGACTGGCTGCAGGATTTTTACTGGTATTGCCCGTTTGCCCGGGTTGGTTTTCATTGTCTACTGCTACGTAAATAACGCCTTTAGGGTTTTTAATCTTCCAATTCTGCATATTCTGGTCGGATGTTAATCCTGTCCCGGTAATAATTTTATCGGCGCTAATAATCTTTACATATTCTTCGGTGAAGATCGTTTCGTTTTTTTCGTCCCAAATAAGGTGTTCTGTCTTCAGCGAGTCGCCATTCTCGTTAGTAACAATCACATTATTTTTGGCTTCCCACTTCTCTTCTTTAATAAACTCTTTGGCATAATCCGCCTTAATACTCGAGATTATTTTTTGATTCTCGTCGTATTTTATCAGCAACAATCCTTCGGGGAACTCGTGAAACGTTTTACCATCATTTTCAAAGCGCAATAACCTGTCTGCTTTTAATGAAAAACGTACAGTACCTGAATCGGTAGATAGTGTTTCAAAATTTGTAGCCTCTAAAACGGGTAGGTTTTCGGGGGTACTAAAGGCTTTAATCTTTTCAATGTCGTTTTTCTTACAGGCAAAGAAAAGTATTGCAGTTCCCAATACGAGAA
It includes:
- a CDS encoding sulfite exporter TauE/SafE family protein, producing MLTLDFTILQWILLASCGMLIGMSKVGVPGVSMLVVPTLALIFGGKASTGILLPMLMMADLFGVGYYHRHAEWKYLWKLLPWAFVGIGIALWVGEVVNDTWFKNIIAILVFLCIGLMLWRDRKKGQNLFPDTWWFSALMGVLGGFATMIGNVAGPIFAIYLLAMHLPKNKFIGTGAWFFLIVNFSKFPLHIFVWKTINWDTLTLDLMLLPAIAIGAFAGIKLVQKISDKLYRTALIIVTALSAFLLLI
- a CDS encoding class I SAM-dependent methyltransferase, translating into MEQLQQFFQDKTVHTLLDVGTGSGDFITVLKKTFKDAKFTGIDPDKPSLEEAAKIHPDAKFRSMTGERLDFPDSTFDAASISMAMHHLPDVQQTLNEMKRVVKPGGWLIINELFSDNLNPAQEVHKSMHHFRSTVDRLNGVCHNKTFSRAEILEQIEKAGLETCTTFNQNKALVEPSPEEIAERKDKLTEMLGQIKDKPEYHALKKQIPEIEYALQRHGFQMATRVVVIVQVKKD
- a CDS encoding FKBP-type peptidyl-prolyl cis-trans isomerase — encoded protein: MSKMARREKKSRNKGSAGNNRKSGEDFLQNNKQKTGVLETDNGLQYLIMEEKQGPKPGLFDTVKIHQRALLLDGKILEDTYRQNQPDEVKIEELIEGLQEGLPMMSVGSRYKFWVPAELAWGRKGTGNKIPPNAVLSFDIRLVEIC
- a CDS encoding MarC family protein — translated: MNEFIRSVLLLLVLLNPFLVIVYLIDVVQKLDNRQFQRVLIRAGLISCVAFCCFAVVGDKIFSDVLQIRFASFQLFGGIVFLLIGLQFVFRGPTAIEILRGESKHIAGAIAMPVLIGPGTISASVVIGKRNDILISCTAIVVATVLCILVLILLKYLHDVIRQKREELIERYFDLAGRITALFVGSVAIEMIMAGVKTWLNLHWS
- a CDS encoding peptidylprolyl isomerase → MATLQNIRTKAGLLVAIVIGLSLAAFILGDLLQGGSSMFQRNRLEVGVIDGESIQYPEFQQEVEELGEIFKQNYGQSQLDDNTWAQVRDQAWQRKIAEIVMGETYEDLGIEVSSDELFDMLQGSNPHQIVRQIFSNPETGQFDRNAVVSFLKNLETGMVAPDQRAYWLNIEQQIVEERTQGKYTNMVAQGLYVTGDQAEASATAGSKSVNFDYIALPHSSVADEDITITDKDLRDYYNANKEDYESEASRRIEYITYPVEPSEKDFAEAEEWINDIKADFEETDNTIQFVDTNSDIAFVDEWNKKDDLPEAIGTWIFDEGAEVGAVYGPYKESETFTLAKLYKSEMMPDSVEARHILLQYNTQAEAFAAQQLADSLKTMIENGADFAELARTNSADQGSAINGGELGWFQRGQMVKPFENAAFNNTTDSVTVVASQFGIHLIQTTDRGDLSRQVQVAYLTRIVVPSTRTYQNVYSKASQFAGENTTSEAFNAAVSEQGLTKRVANVGENDRAIVGLESARPLIRAAYEAKVNDILTNNQDSRIFELGDNFVIAVLASATEEGIAPFDNVKARVELAVTKEKKAELLIEKAATALNENADLAGAAALDTDVQNAGPVNFNSFSVPGMGVEPAVIGTVTTLEVDEVSEPIAGNNGVYVVMPTSVNEGVGVDVAAEKMRLAQTNTYRVGAEVFNVHRNSVEIEDKRAKFY
- a CDS encoding hemolysin family protein, encoding MNPYLLILLTIILSAFFSGMEIAFVSANKLRLELDKQSDPFNSKLLKFLTRNGGQYIATMLVGNNIALVVYGIAFAAVLEPVLLNSIQSDSLVLFLQTIISTFIILLFAEFLPKTLFRIFPNSLLNIFSLPLAFFYVVFFPVSRFSMGITNFLLRNIFKTEPGNEDKNKVFRRIDLDEFIKENDRKNPEQKEIIETEIKLFKNALDFSKIKLREVMIPRTEIEMMETGASINELRQKFVETGYSRILIFNESIDNIIGYVHSSVLFKNPHTIDPFIKNVLIAPETMPANKLLSTFIQEHRSIAIVVDEFGGTAGMVTSEDILEEIFGEIEDEHDVKGIIEKKISNTEFIFSARAEIDMLNDKYFLDLPENEDFETLAGFILYNYESIPKVNTIIKIKKFQFKILKATNTKIELVKLELPGD
- the lptC gene encoding LPS export ABC transporter periplasmic protein LptC, which produces MKTQKFASKILRLIKTFRIAVLVLGTAILFFACKKNDIEKIKAFSTPENLPVLEATNFETLSTDSGTVRFSLKADRLLRFENDGKTFHEFPEGLLLIKYDENQKIISSIKADYAKEFIKEEKWEAKNNVIVTNENGDSLKTEHLIWDEKNETIFTEEYVKIISADKIITGTGLTSDQNMQNWKIKNPKGVIYVAVDNENQPGQTGNTSKNPAASPDDPVLSKEPPREQLKFN